One genomic segment of Gemmatimonadota bacterium includes these proteins:
- a CDS encoding GNAT family protein, giving the protein MIELRGKIVVLRTMERAHCRTLWENYEPVEPVPTEPVRPGLSVEGSDKWFEEIQDKQEKSQIYLGIFDDEGNIVGDIQLSGIDWRNRTANLGAGIALKKDRGKGYCTDAALVMLRYGFEHLDLYRVSAATMANNASAIRVLEKVGFVQEGREREAVYWSNQRWDRIVFGILKPEFEAIQS; this is encoded by the coding sequence ATGATTGAATTACGCGGAAAGATTGTTGTGTTACGGACCATGGAACGTGCGCATTGCCGCACCCTGTGGGAGAACTATGAGCCCGTGGAACCTGTGCCAACTGAACCGGTCCGGCCGGGTCTTTCGGTCGAAGGTTCGGATAAATGGTTCGAGGAGATCCAGGATAAACAGGAAAAGAGTCAAATCTACCTGGGCATCTTTGATGATGAAGGAAACATCGTTGGCGACATACAACTGTCCGGAATCGACTGGAGGAATCGCACGGCGAACCTCGGAGCCGGCATTGCTCTTAAAAAAGACCGGGGCAAGGGGTACTGCACGGATGCCGCCCTGGTTATGTTACGGTACGGGTTCGAGCACCTGGACCTGTACAGGGTCTCGGCCGCGACTATGGCGAACAACGCAAGCGCCATCAGGGTGCTGGAGAAGGTCGGGTTTGTGCAGGAAGGACGGGAACGAGAGGCCGTGTACTGGTCCAATCAGCGCTGGGACAGGATTGTGTTCGGCATTTTGAAACCGGAATTCGAGGCCATTCAATCATGA
- a CDS encoding ABC transporter permease, with the protein MLQNYLTIAVRNLLRYPAYTLINIVGLAIGLSACMLILLYVWDELSYDRYHPHADRVYRIVDDIESTGQTVRTAGSPSGWGPALKRDFPEIERFARVRGTTSAWFIMHEEKRFYEQKVIWADAALLEMFYIPFVTGDPRTALTEPYSIVISEEMAFKYFGDVDPMGKVLRGDNLWDFTVTAVMRNIPANSHLRPDMIISLLTRNALYPNSLDEWEMHENQYTYILLHENASPDDLEAQLPAFLERNKSGRFSESTKVLRPSLQPLLDIHLHSHRDSELEPNGDFRYVVLFLIIALLIPLIACINFVNLATARSAMRAREVGVRKVMGANRLQLLGQFLGEAVVMTESP; encoded by the coding sequence GTGCTCCAAAACTACCTCACCATCGCCGTTCGCAACCTCCTCAGGTACCCTGCCTACACGCTCATCAACATTGTGGGGCTCGCGATCGGGCTGTCAGCCTGCATGCTGATCCTGCTCTACGTCTGGGACGAGTTGAGTTACGATCGGTATCATCCCCATGCCGACCGGGTATACCGGATCGTCGATGACATAGAAAGCACCGGACAGACCGTGCGGACGGCGGGATCGCCCTCGGGTTGGGGACCCGCCCTGAAGCGTGATTTCCCCGAAATCGAACGCTTCGCCCGGGTGAGAGGCACGACATCGGCCTGGTTCATCATGCATGAAGAAAAACGTTTCTACGAGCAAAAGGTTATCTGGGCCGACGCGGCCCTGCTTGAAATGTTTTACATTCCCTTCGTCACCGGCGACCCCCGGACCGCGCTGACTGAACCGTATTCGATCGTGATATCGGAGGAAATGGCCTTCAAGTACTTTGGCGACGTTGATCCCATGGGGAAAGTCCTCAGGGGGGATAACCTGTGGGATTTCACGGTGACCGCCGTCATGCGGAACATCCCCGCCAATTCGCATCTGCGCCCGGACATGATCATATCCCTCCTGACACGAAATGCCCTGTATCCGAACAGCCTCGATGAATGGGAGATGCACGAGAATCAATATACCTACATCCTGCTGCATGAGAACGCCTCTCCGGATGACCTGGAAGCGCAACTGCCCGCTTTTTTAGAACGGAACAAGTCGGGCAGGTTCAGCGAATCGACCAAGGTACTGAGACCCTCGCTGCAACCGCTGTTGGACATCCACCTGCATTCGCACCGGGACAGCGAGCTCGAACCCAATGGTGATTTCCGCTACGTAGTACTCTTCCTGATCATCGCGCTGCTGATTCCGCTTATCGCGTGCATCAACTTCGTGAACCTGGCCACGGCGCGGTCGGCCATGCGCGCCAGGGAGGTGGGCGTGCGCAAAGTGATGGGGGCCAACCGGTTGCAGTTGCTGGGGCAATTCCTGGGAGAAGCCGTCGTTATGACGGAATCGCCATGA
- a CDS encoding DegT/DnrJ/EryC1/StrS family aminotransferase encodes MASETVSDRIEREHARYGAATQQDSGGPLPQPFPREIGPRAMEFLAEVVDSGLTCDMVGRFERAFAEANGVAHCIATPGCTPALAVLAAAFDFEPGDEIIVSSVSDFGTVQGLISAGYIPVFADTAPGTINVSAETIEACISDRTRAILVVHLSGLICDMDAINEVSARHGLVVYEDACQAVFGRYKGRYAGTLATAGGFSFDAEKTMGSDVGGCILTDDDALAERARFIGQSRAGEMVEHFGRVHTVNGFAHRMTQSTAAISLTQLEIIRPQVEQRDRMIRLLSALLDEIPGITALPIPPETEVYSCWMAGFTIDPEQFRCDVEAFGAQVAAGGIPGASPMRYYLLPVALPFLNEAAKHRRFPYSQPPASRTYRYDAGSCPNAHGILERFIRWSSFCDKYEPRHCEQAAAIVRRVAEENRR; translated from the coding sequence ATGGCGTCCGAAACAGTATCCGACCGCATTGAGCGCGAGCATGCACGATACGGAGCCGCCACCCAGCAGGATTCAGGCGGTCCCCTGCCACAGCCCTTTCCCCGCGAGATCGGTCCCCGCGCCATGGAGTTCCTGGCCGAGGTCGTCGATTCCGGGCTGACCTGCGACATGGTGGGCCGGTTCGAGCGCGCCTTCGCCGAGGCCAACGGCGTCGCCCACTGCATCGCCACGCCGGGATGCACGCCGGCCCTGGCCGTGCTGGCGGCGGCTTTCGACTTCGAGCCGGGTGACGAGATCATCGTGAGCTCGGTCAGCGATTTCGGCACCGTGCAGGGGTTGATCAGCGCCGGTTACATCCCCGTGTTCGCCGACACCGCGCCCGGAACGATCAACGTGAGCGCCGAGACCATCGAGGCGTGCATCTCCGATCGAACAAGGGCGATCCTCGTCGTGCACCTGAGCGGCCTGATCTGCGACATGGACGCCATCAACGAAGTCTCCGCCCGCCACGGCCTGGTGGTCTACGAGGATGCCTGCCAGGCGGTCTTCGGCCGCTACAAGGGCCGCTATGCCGGCACCCTGGCGACGGCCGGTGGCTTTTCTTTCGATGCGGAGAAGACCATGGGTTCGGACGTGGGCGGCTGCATCCTCACCGACGACGATGCGCTGGCCGAGCGGGCGCGGTTTATCGGCCAGAGCCGGGCCGGGGAAATGGTCGAGCACTTCGGGCGTGTACACACGGTAAACGGATTCGCCCACCGCATGACCCAGTCCACCGCTGCGATCAGCCTGACCCAGCTGGAGATCATCCGGCCGCAGGTAGAGCAACGCGATCGCATGATCCGCCTGTTGAGCGCGCTTCTCGACGAGATTCCGGGCATAACGGCATTGCCGATCCCACCGGAGACCGAAGTATACTCCTGCTGGATGGCGGGATTCACCATCGACCCGGAACAATTCCGATGCGACGTGGAGGCGTTCGGCGCCCAGGTGGCGGCAGGCGGCATCCCGGGGGCGAGCCCGATGCGCTACTATCTGCTGCCGGTGGCCCTGCCCTTCCTGAACGAGGCGGCAAAGCACCGGCGTTTCCCCTATTCGCAGCCGCCGGCATCCCGCACATATCGCTATGATGCGGGAAGCTGTCCGAACGCCCACGGGATACTTGAGCGCTTCATCCGCTGGAGTTCGTTCTGCGACAAATACGAGCCCCGCCACTGCGAACAGGCGGCCGCGATCGTGCGCCGCGTTGCCGAGGAGAACCGGCGATGA
- a CDS encoding NUDIX domain-containing protein, protein MTAESENQHVYIGAYALCRDPSNRLLLVRATTGLEDGGLWTMPGGGIEWGEHPDAALRRELEEETGLVDIKAYHVASVYSQAYEGRTDWQGDPVHHIGIVYEVELATFDLRPEREGSTDHCEWLTESRVRELPLGPLAEFAVKLAWPKP, encoded by the coding sequence ATGACCGCAGAGTCCGAAAATCAGCACGTTTACATCGGCGCTTACGCGCTGTGCCGCGACCCTTCGAACCGCCTGCTCCTGGTTCGCGCGACGACAGGTCTCGAGGACGGAGGCCTGTGGACGATGCCCGGCGGCGGAATCGAATGGGGAGAGCATCCGGATGCCGCGTTGCGCCGCGAGTTGGAGGAGGAGACGGGACTCGTAGACATCAAGGCGTACCACGTGGCCTCCGTGTATTCGCAGGCTTACGAAGGTCGGACGGACTGGCAGGGCGATCCGGTACATCACATCGGTATCGTCTACGAGGTTGAGCTTGCGACGTTCGACCTGAGACCCGAAAGGGAAGGATCGACCGATCACTGCGAGTGGCTGACCGAAAGCCGGGTACGGGAGCTGCCGCTAGGACCGTTAGCCGAGTTCGCGGTCAAGCTGGCATGGCCAAAACCATAA
- a CDS encoding MBL fold metallo-hydrolase, producing MNVTFLGTAAAPSMPILFCACRVCTDARRIGGKNLRKRSSLLINDDLMVDIGPVIAAASFQHQISLAGIGICLQTHPHADHLDIEFILSRHAEYGTTVSGELLLGGSDETLYAIDALVRQQSAYGSLFDPETQAALKLKTLSITSFEGYRIGDYRIIGYPANHGNDQGFLLYSIVRGDHAVFYGTDTSVLSEAVWAHLQQERVRYDVVMLDHTYGIGFESRPADHLAAKDVAAHADRFRACGLLKENGEVYATHLSHEGIMEHDALDEYASERGYRVAYDGLKLQLSS from the coding sequence ATGAATGTAACCTTTCTCGGAACCGCGGCCGCGCCTTCGATGCCGATCCTCTTCTGCGCCTGCCGGGTCTGCACGGACGCCAGGAGGATTGGCGGCAAGAATCTCCGCAAGAGATCGTCGCTGTTGATCAACGATGATCTGATGGTGGACATCGGCCCCGTCATCGCCGCCGCGTCTTTCCAGCACCAAATCTCGCTCGCCGGCATCGGCATATGTCTTCAAACGCACCCCCATGCGGACCATCTGGACATTGAATTCATTCTCTCCAGACATGCCGAATACGGGACGACCGTATCCGGCGAATTGTTGCTTGGAGGTTCTGATGAGACACTGTACGCGATCGATGCACTGGTGCGTCAACAGAGTGCGTACGGAAGCCTTTTCGACCCTGAAACACAGGCTGCATTGAAGTTGAAAACCCTGTCTATTACGTCCTTTGAAGGATACCGTATAGGAGACTACCGCATCATCGGATATCCCGCCAATCACGGCAACGACCAGGGGTTTCTTCTTTATTCCATTGTGCGGGGAGATCATGCCGTGTTCTATGGAACCGACACATCGGTGCTGTCCGAAGCAGTCTGGGCACACCTTCAACAAGAACGCGTCCGGTATGACGTGGTCATGCTCGACCACACCTACGGGATCGGCTTCGAGTCCAGGCCGGCGGACCATCTCGCGGCGAAGGATGTCGCCGCCCACGCGGATCGATTCCGCGCATGCGGATTGCTCAAGGAGAACGGCGAGGTATACGCGACGCACCTGTCCCACGAGGGGATCATGGAGCATGACGCATTGGACGAATACGCCAGTGAGCGCGGTTACCGGGTGGCATATGACGGATTGAAGCTGCAGTTGAGCAGCTGA
- a CDS encoding phosphoribosyltransferase family protein — MKWDYYRPHIDRRVPGNKVDLTPLCNESEVRRNLVLDLARPFRDVDLDKVASPESLGFILGSAVAQRLNRGFIPFRKGGGLPVHRQHRSKISFVDYTNRKKTLEVNKDLIRPGERILIVDDVIDTGAQVKAMIKLIERLQGKVVGVSVLVADRSRKTEHLIKTHNVHAIHMPIVR; from the coding sequence ATGAAATGGGACTACTATCGTCCTCATATAGACCGGAGAGTACCCGGCAACAAAGTAGACCTGACTCCCCTGTGTAACGAATCGGAAGTCCGCAGGAACCTGGTACTCGATCTCGCCCGTCCATTCCGCGACGTCGACCTGGACAAGGTGGCGAGTCCGGAATCGCTGGGATTCATCCTGGGCAGCGCGGTTGCCCAGAGGCTGAACCGGGGCTTCATTCCTTTTCGTAAAGGGGGAGGACTTCCCGTCCATCGTCAGCACCGGTCGAAGATCTCTTTTGTAGACTACACGAACAGGAAGAAGACCCTGGAGGTGAACAAAGACCTGATTAGACCCGGTGAACGCATCCTGATCGTGGATGATGTGATCGACACCGGCGCCCAGGTAAAGGCCATGATCAAGTTGATCGAGCGCCTACAGGGAAAGGTAGTGGGTGTTTCGGTGCTGGTTGCGGATCGAAGCCGGAAGACGGAACATCTGATTAAGACACACAACGTGCACGCCATCCATATGCCCATTGTTCGTTGA
- a CDS encoding cysteine hydrolase family protein gives MSEQDGPAMDEHDGDHAVVKTLQLDARYYRSVPTDSAGYEEVTLSLPVEKTALIGLHCWNIGCPDGPPTDANYCVGMGWPQPTVEAARIMAEVIRPAMDLARSIGMAVCHVETDWMDRKYPHIESRRSDVAASIHPVRQELFERAHGVDYMKRSPLAEMRRAEIVSPVGDEPLVFYSDALDEYLRGRGIETLIYMGFATDMCLLGAEGGARHMLARGYRCIVIRDGTVGVESPDTFPQRLATNYGLHIFEWTLGHGCTFAQFKQATEKVQDDRST, from the coding sequence ATGAGCGAACAGGACGGACCGGCGATGGATGAGCACGACGGAGATCACGCCGTGGTCAAAACGCTCCAACTCGACGCCCGCTACTACCGTTCTGTGCCGACGGACAGCGCGGGATACGAGGAAGTCACCCTTTCACTGCCCGTCGAAAAGACCGCCCTGATCGGCCTCCACTGCTGGAACATCGGCTGTCCCGACGGTCCGCCTACGGACGCTAACTATTGCGTGGGTATGGGCTGGCCCCAGCCGACGGTGGAGGCCGCCCGCATCATGGCCGAAGTCATCCGCCCGGCCATGGACCTGGCGCGTTCCATCGGGATGGCGGTCTGCCACGTCGAGACGGACTGGATGGACCGGAAGTACCCCCACATCGAGTCACGGCGGTCGGACGTGGCGGCATCCATACACCCGGTCAGGCAAGAGCTGTTCGAACGGGCGCACGGCGTCGACTACATGAAGCGCTCGCCCCTGGCGGAGATGCGGCGCGCCGAAATCGTATCTCCGGTCGGGGACGAGCCCCTCGTGTTCTACTCCGACGCGCTGGACGAATACCTGCGCGGACGCGGCATCGAAACGCTCATCTACATGGGGTTCGCGACCGACATGTGCCTGCTCGGCGCCGAGGGCGGCGCCCGGCACATGCTCGCGCGCGGATACCGCTGCATAGTGATCCGGGACGGGACCGTCGGCGTCGAGTCGCCGGACACCTTCCCGCAACGGCTCGCGACCAACTACGGGCTCCACATCTTCGAATGGACCCTCGGCCACGGTTGCACCTTCGCCCAGTTCAAGCAGGCTACAGAGAAAGTCCAGGATGATCGGTCCACCTGA
- a CDS encoding tRNA-binding protein yields the protein MKPAPIKETISFEDFEKLDIRAGTITAVDEVAASNKLVKLTVDFGDHTRSILAGIKQERSDPKEIEGKQALFVVNLAERKMAGEVSQGMLFDIGYADEIKPCLLVPELPVPNGARAG from the coding sequence ATGAAACCTGCTCCGATTAAAGAAACCATCTCTTTCGAGGATTTTGAGAAACTCGACATTCGCGCCGGTACGATCACCGCGGTCGATGAGGTGGCCGCATCGAACAAACTCGTGAAGCTGACAGTCGACTTCGGAGACCATACCCGGTCGATCCTTGCAGGAATCAAGCAGGAACGGTCGGACCCGAAGGAAATCGAAGGTAAGCAAGCCCTCTTCGTGGTGAATCTGGCCGAGAGGAAGATGGCCGGTGAAGTCTCCCAGGGCATGCTCTTCGACATAGGGTATGCGGACGAGATTAAACCATGCCTGTTGGTACCCGAATTACCTGTGCCGAACGGTGCAAGGGCGGGTTGA
- a CDS encoding prolyl oligopeptidase family serine peptidase produces MISRLFITLVITLCYMLLIDRHCNAQTPERQAEKRLALTSNGETSEMSYLLYLPPAYETNEEEWPLLLFLHGAGERGDDLELVKVHGPPKMIAQGEDFPFVVISPQCPDGEIWSIESLYALINEVVETHRIDTSRIYVTGLSMGGYGSWGLAYTYPDLFAAAVPICGGGEPEKAPLMKEIPTWVFHGAKDEAVPLQRSQEMVDALEEAGGNVRFTVYPEAGHVGAWVNAYGDPELWEWLVSQRRSR; encoded by the coding sequence ATGATTTCACGTCTGTTTATCACGCTCGTTATTACGCTGTGCTATATGCTGCTGATCGATCGCCACTGCAATGCCCAAACACCGGAGCGACAGGCTGAAAAGCGCCTGGCACTAACCAGCAATGGAGAGACCAGTGAGATGAGTTACCTCCTGTATCTGCCACCGGCATACGAAACGAACGAGGAGGAATGGCCGCTGCTCCTCTTCCTTCATGGAGCGGGCGAACGTGGTGACGACCTCGAACTGGTGAAGGTCCACGGTCCGCCGAAGATGATCGCACAAGGCGAGGACTTCCCCTTCGTAGTCATTTCGCCGCAGTGCCCCGATGGAGAGATATGGTCGATCGAATCGCTTTATGCGCTGATCAATGAGGTCGTCGAAACCCATCGCATCGATACGTCCCGGATCTACGTGACCGGTCTCAGCATGGGCGGGTACGGGTCCTGGGGCCTGGCCTACACCTATCCGGACCTGTTCGCCGCAGCCGTTCCCATCTGTGGAGGCGGGGAGCCTGAGAAAGCACCGCTGATGAAAGAGATTCCGACCTGGGTATTCCACGGCGCGAAAGATGAGGCCGTTCCGCTGCAACGATCGCAGGAGATGGTCGATGCGCTTGAGGAAGCAGGGGGCAATGTCCGGTTTACCGTGTACCCGGAAGCGGGACACGTCGGGGCATGGGTAAACGCTTACGGCGATCCCGAACTTTGGGAATGGTTGGTGAGCCAGCGGCGATCCAGATGA
- a CDS encoding polysaccharide deacetylase family protein: protein MSLSICPWKYGKRWVYSITYDEALADLHRFAIPMHEEYGIPGHVEVVVGQMGEIRNIGSSSFNGYRHMSADELSDLLARGWGVGNHSWSHEIITPETVDREIGEAKQVLEEALGESIILYCSPGDNTNMADHVLEACRRYGYLGAMSLTDALNLPDDELFWINRTPLHDHYYPPFYSAYDPFRNIRQAQETQGWLIDYCHCPMETAVHPNKDCSEAQLRQRLETVLAEGGDAVWCALPEEALSYHLVRRHARIEAVGGGEVGDTDGEKSSEATDFKKDSQSFRIGLSELPDQIPYRSLTMKVGVPPAWCRDPRVVVDGVELAAEVVRPGVLRFTAQVRDGTVVEVRDPLRL, encoded by the coding sequence ATGAGCCTGAGCATCTGTCCCTGGAAGTACGGCAAGCGCTGGGTTTACTCGATTACCTACGACGAGGCCCTGGCCGACCTGCATCGCTTCGCCATTCCCATGCACGAGGAGTACGGCATCCCCGGCCACGTCGAGGTCGTCGTCGGCCAGATGGGCGAGATCCGGAACATCGGAAGCTCCAGTTTCAACGGATATCGCCACATGAGCGCCGATGAGCTGAGCGACCTGCTCGCCCGCGGCTGGGGCGTGGGCAACCACTCGTGGAGCCATGAGATCATAACGCCCGAGACGGTGGACCGGGAGATCGGCGAAGCCAAACAGGTTCTTGAGGAAGCCCTCGGTGAGTCGATCATTCTGTACTGCTCACCCGGCGACAACACCAATATGGCCGACCACGTCCTCGAAGCCTGCCGACGGTACGGCTACCTGGGTGCCATGAGCCTGACGGACGCGCTCAACCTGCCGGATGACGAACTGTTCTGGATCAATCGAACTCCGCTGCACGACCACTACTATCCGCCCTTTTACAGCGCCTACGATCCATTCCGGAACATCCGCCAAGCCCAGGAAACTCAGGGATGGCTCATCGACTACTGTCACTGTCCGATGGAGACAGCCGTCCATCCCAACAAGGACTGCTCCGAAGCCCAGCTCAGGCAACGCCTTGAAACGGTCCTGGCCGAGGGAGGCGACGCGGTCTGGTGCGCGTTGCCCGAAGAAGCCCTCAGTTATCACCTGGTGCGAAGGCATGCCCGGATCGAGGCGGTGGGAGGTGGTGAGGTGGGTGATACAGACGGGGAGAAGAGCAGCGAAGCCACAGATTTCAAGAAAGATTCGCAAAGCTTCCGTATTGGGCTGTCGGAACTTCCCGACCAGATTCCGTACCGCAGTCTGACCATGAAAGTCGGTGTCCCGCCGGCCTGGTGCCGCGATCCTCGCGTCGTGGTGGACGGTGTGGAACTGGCCGCCGAGGTCGTACGACCCGGTGTGCTGCGTTTCACGGCGCAAGTGCGAGACGGGACAGTGGTCGAGGTGCGCGACCCACTGAGACTCTGA